A genomic segment from Blastococcus sp. PRF04-17 encodes:
- a CDS encoding putative PEP-binding protein codes for MPTPVPDLAQPPTAGDSFVLTGTPVVPGAVLGPVIRPSEGVRLPVASEQSALAEDARGAEKELFRAAAELVATRLAARAAAATGVSAEVLSTTAGLARDRGLWGAVEQRIDAGTPAAVAVVDAAQQFVDMFTALGGLMAERVTDVRDVRDRIVAELTGQGEPGIPTPEVPSVLLADDLAPADTAGLDPAHVIGLATRLGGTTSHTAIIARQLGLPCVVAVEGLEDVRAGELVLLDGDAGTVTVGPDPGDARSRVEAARAAAELLARYTGPALTRDGSAVPVLANVQDGAGARAAVAAHAEGVGLLRTELAFLGRAQEPTVEEQAAGYAEVFEAFAGRKVVLRTLDAGSDKPLAFATPPDEANPALGVRGLRVARRDPGLLERQLDAVAEAARRTSSVPWVMAPMVATVPEAAAFAAAVRARGLVPGVMIEVPSAALHADRLLAHVDFLSIGTNDLSQYTLAADRLSADLADLTDPWQPALLQLVGMTADAGTRQGKPVGVCGEAAADPLLACVLVGLGITSLSCAASAVAGVGARLATVSVDECRRAAEAALGADDPQAARAAARAILAA; via the coding sequence ATGCCGACCCCCGTCCCTGATCTGGCTCAGCCGCCCACCGCCGGCGACTCGTTCGTCCTGACCGGAACTCCCGTGGTGCCCGGAGCCGTGCTCGGTCCGGTCATCCGCCCGTCCGAGGGCGTCCGCCTCCCCGTCGCCAGTGAGCAGTCCGCGCTGGCGGAGGATGCCCGCGGAGCGGAGAAGGAGCTCTTCCGCGCGGCGGCGGAACTCGTCGCGACCCGCCTGGCGGCGCGGGCGGCGGCCGCCACCGGCGTGAGTGCCGAGGTCCTCTCGACGACCGCCGGTCTCGCCCGGGACCGCGGCCTCTGGGGCGCCGTGGAGCAGCGGATCGACGCCGGCACCCCGGCGGCGGTGGCCGTGGTGGACGCGGCGCAGCAGTTCGTGGACATGTTCACGGCGCTCGGGGGGCTGATGGCCGAGCGGGTCACCGACGTGCGCGACGTCCGCGACAGGATCGTCGCCGAGCTGACCGGCCAAGGGGAGCCGGGGATCCCGACCCCCGAGGTGCCCTCGGTGCTGCTGGCCGACGACCTCGCCCCCGCGGACACCGCCGGGCTGGATCCGGCGCACGTCATCGGGCTGGCCACACGGCTGGGCGGCACGACCAGCCACACCGCGATCATCGCCCGGCAGCTGGGTCTGCCCTGCGTGGTGGCGGTGGAGGGTCTGGAGGACGTCCGCGCGGGTGAGCTGGTGCTGCTCGACGGCGACGCGGGAACGGTCACCGTCGGGCCCGATCCCGGCGATGCCCGCTCCCGGGTGGAGGCGGCGCGGGCGGCCGCGGAGCTGCTCGCCCGCTACACCGGACCCGCCCTGACGCGGGACGGTTCGGCCGTCCCCGTGCTCGCCAACGTCCAGGACGGCGCCGGCGCCCGTGCCGCCGTCGCTGCGCACGCCGAGGGCGTAGGGCTGCTGCGCACCGAGCTCGCCTTCCTGGGCCGCGCGCAGGAGCCCACCGTGGAGGAGCAGGCTGCCGGCTACGCGGAGGTCTTCGAGGCGTTCGCCGGGCGCAAGGTCGTGCTTCGCACCCTGGACGCGGGGTCGGACAAGCCGCTCGCCTTCGCGACGCCGCCGGACGAGGCGAACCCGGCTCTGGGCGTCCGCGGGCTGCGGGTGGCCCGGCGCGACCCCGGGCTGCTCGAGCGGCAGCTCGATGCCGTGGCCGAGGCCGCCCGCCGGACCTCCTCGGTGCCCTGGGTGATGGCGCCCATGGTGGCGACCGTGCCCGAGGCCGCAGCCTTCGCAGCCGCCGTCCGGGCGCGGGGCCTCGTGCCCGGCGTGATGATCGAGGTGCCGTCGGCCGCTCTGCACGCCGACCGGCTGCTGGCGCACGTCGACTTCCTGTCGATCGGAACCAACGACCTCTCCCAGTACACGCTGGCGGCCGACCGGCTCTCCGCGGACCTCGCCGACCTCACCGACCCCTGGCAGCCCGCCCTGCTCCAGCTGGTGGGCATGACCGCCGACGCCGGGACGCGCCAGGGCAAGCCGGTCGGGGTGTGCGGGGAGGCGGCTGCCGACCCGTTGCTGGCCTGCGTGCTGGTCGGGCTCGGCATCACGTCCCTGTCCTGCGCCGCCTCGGCGGTCGCCGGGGTCGGCGCCCGGCTGGCCACGGTCAGCGTCGACGAGTGCCGGCGGGCAGCGGAGGCCGCCCTCGGCGCCGATGACCCCCAGGCCGCGCGCGCGGCTGCGCGGGCGATCCTCGCGGCGTGA
- a CDS encoding tyrosine-protein phosphatase, whose protein sequence is MRSYLGYLGQRAVNVVAALRALTETPEGASVVHCAAGKDRTGVVCAFALAVAGVGHEEIVADYAMTADVIEALVAKLAASPTYAEDMVTRDVASHTPRAATMDRVLTLLDERYGGPTGWLTAHGFGADEQAALRSRLRD, encoded by the coding sequence GTGCGCTCCTACCTGGGCTACCTCGGCCAGCGGGCGGTCAACGTGGTGGCCGCGCTGCGCGCCCTCACCGAGACCCCGGAGGGCGCCTCGGTGGTGCACTGCGCAGCGGGCAAGGACCGGACCGGCGTGGTGTGCGCCTTCGCGCTGGCGGTGGCCGGCGTCGGCCACGAGGAGATCGTCGCCGACTACGCGATGACCGCCGACGTCATCGAGGCGCTGGTCGCCAAGCTGGCGGCGTCCCCGACCTATGCCGAGGACATGGTCACCCGCGACGTCGCCAGCCACACACCGCGTGCCGCCACCATGGACCGGGTGCTCACGCTGCTCGACGAGCGGTACGGCGGCCCGACCGGGTGGCTGACGGCGCACGGCTTCGGAGCCGACGAGCAGGCGGCTCTGCGGTCCCGCCTCCGGGACTAG